Genomic window (Musa acuminata AAA Group cultivar baxijiao chromosome BXJ1-9, Cavendish_Baxijiao_AAA, whole genome shotgun sequence):
AAGATTGTCGACTTAATAAAATTTTGCATCGAAAGAATTCCTTTTTATATTAAGATGTATTAAGAGAAAAATATAAGTAAGTAGTTAAAGCAAGTGTCACACTTGGTGGCCACTTATTGTAGCCAGCTTTTAGGTGAGGAATGTGGCCTTCTTTCCAAACTGTGTAACGTGGTGTGGTAGCAAACCATAAACATGGCGTGCTCATCAAATGTATGGATTgatcagaaagaaagaaagaataaagaggTAGAAAAGACAAATTTCTCTTCGGAATCCTTCTAAGATTCTCAAAATAATTGTCGGtaataatattttgtttataGGAAAAAAACACACAGATTATTTTTGTTAGTTTCTTAGTTCCCTCTGCTTAATTGAACTAAAATATTAAACCAATCCTTGACGcatgagaaaagaaagaaagcctCTCAAATGTTTAAGCATGAAAAAGATTAAAAAGAATGATGCAAATGATCTTTCAACTGTGTAGTTTCTTTATCATTTAATTGTGTACAGCATAATATcattaaataaatacaaaagtATTAtagccttattattattattattattttgataaagtTTCTCGATCTTTGCCTCTTATGCTATCAGTAGTACTAATCGGTTATTCATGTTTAATCATAACATCTATAAGTCTTCTTTATTTACGATggaatataaagagaaataacttttgtatatggataaatactagcaggctataatacgcagcggaattaaatgaaatcacaataaaataaaacaccaagatatatgtgaaaaattcctctaatgtgaagggtaaaaaccacgggataaactagagataatccactataagaataatgaatatacaaatctcaatctcttgcccaaaaccctagcaataattataagagaataactgggatacaaggattacgtcactggCTACAGCCTTCTCCCTCGTTGTTATCTTTTTCTGTCTCTTTTCGCATCCACCACATACCCCCTAATTTTGATCTAGTGTTAGGTCAAAGGGGGTGGGCTGTAGACTAATAAAGCCCACCTTAGGCTGAATATATGGTTGTCAGCCCAACACTTTAAACGACATAACATATTTATACAATACagacattttttttcattttattttgttaTAGAATAACATACAATAATAGCTTAATGTGATCCATcgtaataacatatttttcttatgattgaattcattttcttAGGCCTTTAATCGGTTCAAATTGATTACTCAAACCAATCAACGTTCAAATTTTATAAGTGATGTGGATTTAATTTCATAAATCTTTTTTGTGTGGACATAATgggatcaaaattttaatttgattcaattaaaccgatctatttgaaaataatatttttaaattattcaaaATCATAAATCGATTAATCAGACCGAATCGATCGATTCGAGTTCGAACTATCTTATTTTAATTGAACTGAATTGAACAAATAATTCAATTGGATTTGAACACCCATAGTGCTAAAGCATAAGCGATTTTATGTGTGTGTTTTAATGGAGAGAGCAAGTGAAAATGGGAAGAGAACAAACTCCATATGCATAAGCGATTCACACATACCCAACCCAAAGAAAGACCTCTCAATTAATTCTCGATGCACTCACTCACTGTTGAAGTAATCCTATCTCGGGTTCGTTCTCGTCCATCGTTAGGCTGACTGTTGCGGCAGTGGTGATCTACAAACTGGATGGAGAGCACTCGGAGACGAGAAAAAGGAGGAGGGTGTGACATTGACATGCAAAGCTGCCATTGGTGCTACGGAACGACGATGTAAACAAGCGGTAATGCCCGTCCTTTTCCGCCGTGTTCGATGGCGTCGAGTCTGTCCTACCACTGTTGCTACCTTTACACGAGTAAAGCTGCTCTCATCGATCATAATCTTGGAAGAAGCTACTCATCATCTGTGTGACCACCGGATTAATTAATATCCACAGACGAGCCGAGATCGATCAGATTGTGATTCTATATTTACGTAAATCTATAGTCGCCGATGTTCTCTTTGACTAGCTTTAATGGCTGTTAGATCTGAGAGTCGGTTCCGATCAATCTCACACGGCCGAAGTAAGAAGAGTTGAGTTCGTAAGCTACCTGGGAATTCGATAGTCAGTCATGATGGAAGGGAAAGAAACGTTGGTCAAAGAGCACAAGTTGGTGGAGGCTGTGTTATCTATCAGGCATCGTCGACCGGGAATCTATATCCGATGAGCGGCCGCCGCGCATCTTTTCGATCGCTGCTACAGCATCTCATATCCGACTTGGATTCGGACGtcataagaaaaaaattcaaGTGGAGTCGAAGAAATCTTGGACGTTGATCGAATTTTGACTTATACAAAGATTAAGTTAGATGCCATCTTTTTTATGCTTAATTTCGAGTAAAATAATAACATgtatagttggtttgattgaaaaaaatataatttttttaataattttatacggTTCTTCCGTTGATTGGATCGTCGATTATCTCAATTTCATTAGGCTACCGTCATGATGTCAAGCCTCGATTGAGATGAATATTTTCTCaatcaatatatataattattttatagaaataaaaataaaaatatcaaactcaaaaaaaaaatgtattagaGATATTATTAGCACAAGCACAAAGGCCAGTAAGAAATTATTTGTTGTATAATTTTATCCTTTCGAGATGATAGTAGAGGATGACACCGATTATAAAATATTTTCGTATCAGTAGTAAGTAATTTTATAATCAAGCTATCCCTCAATGAGAAACAAGATTATACTCTAAAATCTACATTAAAAAATGTGTTGATGATAGTCAATCTCCTCCGTATTCATGCATTATATCCCCGGATGTGTTATAACTTACTCGCGAACAATatcatttcttttctttggacATCCACCGGATAGAGCTTCAAAGAGTATGCCACGAAGCCTTAGGCAAATTCCATCTAATGAAACACCCCGTAGGTGCTTACATGCACACCGGTCAATACAATCCAATGCAAGAGCAGCATCATTCAATTTAACATCATTAACAACAATAGCTCTTGCTTTCCTTTGATTCGACTAAGCCAAATCATCATCCTCCACGACATTCCATGCATTAAACatttaaatgcaaacttgcaatttCTAATGAGATGGTAACGATGAACATACTCATTTATCATATTGTGCTGCCTTAtacgtgtgtgagagagagagagagagagagagagagagagagagagagagagagagagagggacccaTATTCTTTCATGGACAAAGTTTGGACTATATGAAGACTTAGGTCTCAGCATCTCACTTCCAAATTATCATGGCATTAGGGTTTCAGCTTACTCAGCCCTTTCCACCATTCCCCGACATGAACCACCGCATCAGCTCGCCTCTTTAACACTGTTCCTGTAATCGACACCGAGACACTTGAAAAGGCCAAGAAACTCTCCCTGGACATCGCCCCTCTCTTCCTCCAACCCTACCGTATATAATACACTTGACACCAtggaagaataaaagaaataaaTCACCTCCTTTTCCCATccactcctcttcctctcttgctATCTCTTTGCCTCCCCCAACTTTCCTCTCTATGCTACCACTTGTGCATACTTGATTCTCTACCTTCTCTTAAATCCTATCATCTTTAAGAAAgaactattatttttattattattaggaggaggaggaggaggaggaggaggaggaagaagaagtagtGACAGCATGGTTTTTTCCTCTGTTCCAGTCTATCTGGATCCACCCAACTGGAACCAGGTGAGTGCTACcacctttctctcttcttcttttcttccttccgAGCTTCCAATTCCTTTGGCTTCTTCATCAAAAAAGGCATAATAAAGGAGAAGATATTCGCATCCTTTTCCTGATATCTTCTTGAATATACCGCAGCGTTAATCTTATACTCTCCATCTGTCATGCTTAGCAACGATCGATTCAGCGTCCAGCCGCTGCAGGTGGCGGCGGTGAGGCTCCTCAGCTTCCTCACATGCAGTCGGCACAGCGACCAGAAGCTGGCACCGCTGCTGCCGGCTCAGCCAGGCCCATCTCCATGACCGAACGAGCTCGCCTCGCCAAGATCGTCCCGCAGCCGGAGCAGCAGCTCAGGTGCCCGCGTTGCGActccaccaacaccaagttctgctacttcaACAATTATTCCCTGTCACAGCCTCGCCACTTCTGCAAGACCTGCCGTCGCTACTGGACCCGAGGCGGCGCTCTCCGAAACGTTCCCGTGGGCGGAGGCTGCCGTCGCAACAAGAGGAATAAATCTACAGGGAGCTCCTCGAAATCGGCAGCCACTACCTTCACGGCTGACCGCCAGCCGGGACCCTCGTCCGCGTCTCCAGACGTCGTCACTGGTGGCGGTGGCGCTATCCTGCCTAGCATGCCCCAGCCGGCCCAATTGCCCTTCTTGGCTTCCATGCACACACTGGCCGACTACGGTGCCTCAAACCTCGGCCTCAACTTTGAGGGTATTCCCACCATCGATGCAGCGGATTATCATGTGGGAAGCAGTTCCGGCATCGGGCTCGAACAGTGGAGACTGCCGCAGATCCAGCAATTCTCTCTCCTGGGAGGATTGGAGCCACCACAGCCGGCTGGGGTGCAACCCGTGTCGGGACTGTACAATTTCTACGGGGAAGGCGGGAGCGGCGGCGGCGCAGGTAGAGACCTCGCTAGGGTTCCCGGCTCTTCACTGATCACGCAGCTGGCTTCGGTGAAGGTGGAAGACAAATCTCAGGGTCGTAATCTTCCAAGGGAGTATTTAGGTCTTCCAGGCAGCGAGCAATATTGGCACGGCGGCGATGGCGGTGGCAACAGCAGCGGAGGTTGGGCCACAGATCTCGCGGGATTCAACTCTTCCTCAGCCGGCAACATCTTGTAATTTCAGGTTCCATCACTAGAGTTTCATTTCGGCTGTAACCATAAGCCTCGCAAGCTGAAGTATAGCAATCTCAGAGAGCAGATGATGA
Coding sequences:
- the LOC103996839 gene encoding dof zinc finger protein DOF3.6, coding for MVFSSVPVYLDPPNWNQQRSIQRPAAAGGGGEAPQLPHMQSAQRPEAGTAAAGSARPISMTERARLAKIVPQPEQQLRCPRCDSTNTKFCYFNNYSLSQPRHFCKTCRRYWTRGGALRNVPVGGGCRRNKRNKSTGSSSKSAATTFTADRQPGPSSASPDVVTGGGGAILPSMPQPAQLPFLASMHTLADYGASNLGLNFEGIPTIDAADYHVGSSSGIGLEQWRLPQIQQFSLLGGLEPPQPAGVQPVSGLYNFYGEGGSGGGAGRDLARVPGSSLITQLASVKVEDKSQGRNLPREYLGLPGSEQYWHGGDGGGNSSGGWATDLAGFNSSSAGNIL